One genomic segment of Sebastes fasciatus isolate fSebFas1 chromosome 17, fSebFas1.pri, whole genome shotgun sequence includes these proteins:
- the LOC141754408 gene encoding major histocompatibility complex class I-related gene protein-like — protein sequence MRKVILLLCLCHAASAVTHSMKYFYTGSTGVPNFPEFVGVGLVDEVEMVHYDSNTKRAEPKQDWMSNATEDYPQYWERNTGNFKGAQQDFKVSIDNVKKRLNQTGDVHIVQRMYGCEWDDVTDEVKGYDQFGYDGEDFISYDLETETWVAPKPQAVITKHKWDNNKARIAQNKHYFTQECPEWVKKYVNYGRSVLLRTELPSVSLLQKTPSSPVSCHATGFYPDRATLFWRKDGEDLHEDVDVGEILPNHDGTFQMSVDLKLSSPEDWKRYDCVFQLSGVKHDLVTKLDKAVIRTNREKPTDMTGPIIAAVVVLALVLIAVIGVVIYKKKNAKRPPSPVNNAEVLEELNPGS from the exons ATGAGGAAAGTTATTTTGCTGCTGTGCCTCTGCCACGCTGCATCCGCAG TGACTCACTCTAtgaagtatttctacactgGATCTACTGGAGTCCCAAACTTCCCAGAGTTTGTGGGTGTTGGGTTGGTTGATGAAGTTGAGATGGTTCACTATGACAGTAACACCAAGAGAGCAGAACCCAAACAGGACTGGATGAGCAACGCCACAGAAGATTATCCTCAGTACTGGGAGAGGAACACTGGGAACTTTAAGGGTGCCCAGCAGGACTTCAAAGTCAGCATTGACAATGTAAAGAAGCGCTTGAACCAAACTGGAG atgtCCACATTGTCCAGAGGATGTACGGCTGTGAATGGGACGATGTGACTGATGAGGTTAAAGGTTATGATCAGTTTGGTTATGATGGAGAAGACTTCATATCATATGACCTGGAGACAGAGACATGGGTCGCTCCAAAACCACAGGCTGTCATCACCAAACACAAGTGGGATAATAACAAAGCTAGGATAGCACAGAATAAACACTACTTCACCCAGGAGTGTCCTGAGTGGGTGAAGAAGTATGTGAACTATGGGAGGAGCGTTCTGCTGAGAACAG AGCTTCCCTCAGTGTCTCTCCTCCAGAAGACTCCCTCCTCTCCAGTCAGCTGCCACGCTACAGGTTTCTACCCTGACAGAGCCACACTGTTCTGgaggaaagatggagaggaCCTTCATGAGGACGTGGACGTCGGAGAGATCCTCCCCAACCACGATGGAACCTTCCAGATGAGTGTTGACCTGAAACTTTCATCACCTGAAGACTGGAAGAGGTACGACTGTGTGTTTCAGCTCTCTGGTGTGAAGCACGACCTCGTCACCAAACTGGACAAAGCAGTGATCAGGACCAACAGAG AGAAGCCCACTGACATGACCGGCCCCATCATCGCTGCAGTGGTTGTTCTTGCTCTCGTCCTCATCGCTGTGATTGGAGTCGTCATTTATAAAAAGAAGAACG CCAAACGCCCTCCATCTC CTGTAAACAACGCTGAGGTCTTGGAGGAACTGAATCCAGGATCCTAA